The following is a genomic window from Elusimicrobiota bacterium.
GGGCTTGATCCGATCATGACGGCGGTGATTGATCCGACGGGACGCGTTGCAAACATGGCCCCCTGGTTTGAACAAAGCGTGATCGTCCACCGCGTGCCGTTGTTGTCGGGGCAAACGGTGTACACAAAGCTGGGGAATTGGTTTGCGGGGGGGTGTTGCTGGGGGGCTCCGACGGAGTCGCCGCTCGGCGTTGTTTATACAAATGCCTTATGTTCCGTTCCGGTTCATTTGAGGGGAATCCCGCTTCATCCCGTGCAGCTTTATGAATCAGCGGGAGCGTTTATTCTTTTTTTAATCCTAAACAGCGTCAAGGATAAATATAAAGGCCAGATTTTTGGTTTCTATATGATCGGTTACGGGATTCTAAGGTTTTGCATTGAATTTTTCAGGCCTGAGAGCACCCTCAAGGGTCCGAATCTTCCGGGATTGTCGTTCACTCAAACAATCATTCTGTTTTTGTTGATTCCCGCCGGAGTTTGGCTGATTGCGAAAGTGCGCCAGGGCAAAATCAAAGTTGACGTTCAAGAGCCTGTGTCGAATTTAGTTTAATCGGGTCGTGGGAAAATTCGTCATTGGTTTCTTAATCGGGCTTGCCGGCGGGGCTGCGGCCGGATGGTTCGGCGCCGGGGTGGTGCCGCCGCCGAAAGAGCTTCAGAAAATATCCAAGGATTTTCAGGCCAAGCTGGAAAAAATGGCCGAAACGCAAATGAACAGTTTGAGCGAGCACGTTAAAAGAGAGCTGGATCGCCGCATCGATGAGCAGATGAAATCTCTTGACTCCTACTCCAAACAACGAATAGATCAGACCATCGAAGAAGAGAAGAAAACCCTCCGAAGCAAGCAGAAGCGCTGAATTTCCGTCCTCTCCTGGAAAAAGGCCTTTTTTGCCGCTAAGCTATTTCTATTGAGCAGTTGATCGGCAATTTCGAATTTGAAATTTAAGATTCAAAATTATGGTCATTGAACAATCAGAGGACCGGCGGCAGGAATTAAAACGCAAAGCCCTTCTTTTGCTGCTGTTGTTAGGCGGCGGGTTGATGGCTTTGGTGATTTCTTTTTTTTGTTCGGGCGGACAGGCGGGCAGGACTCAGGTAATCAAATCAGGGCCCGTTCAGTCCCTGTACCGCAAGATCGACAAAATCGCAATGGCCACCATCGGCCGCCCGTTGTTTTTGGACGCGTCTTATTTTCAGAAGCCGGATGAGTCATTGGCCATGATCGGCACGCCCGAGTGGCGGGCGCTTTATGCGCCGGATAAGCCGGAAGACGTGGATAAAAATGATTTGGTTCCCAAGTCCCTTGTTGTTCCCGAAGGCGGGGGAGAAGCGGGCAATACCCTGGGCGAATCTTCAGTCGGTTTAGCCCAAGGCGGGGGTATCCCAGTCAAGAGCAATTTCCCCAATAATATAGAGGAAGCATTAAAAGCGGGGAAATTGCGGCCCCTGGCCGGGGGCGGGGCGGCCAATAGCAAGAGGCCTGATCCGCCGTCGCGCCGGGGCGCTACGGCCAGGCCGGTGACCGTTGAGGAAAGCGGTTTGTTCCCAGGCCGGGGCCGATCAGGAGGCCGGAAGCCTTCGGGCAAGGCGAAAAGCAGTTCCAGACCGACGACGCCGAGCACGGCGGCGCCGGGGCAATAATAGGCCAAAAAGACGAAGGGACTCCCCAAAAATAGGACTAAAGTCCCCTGGTAAAAAAGCCGGGGCTGGGTTAAAATAGAAGCAATAGGATAAGCCTCGTTGATAAGGGGGTATATTCTTTTTAAGCCATGAATAGGAATTTTCTTTACCGTTCAGCGAATATCAATGCGACTAAACTGATCGCCGGCGTTCTTGCCGGCGGCATCGGCCTGGGCACTTCCTTCGGGCTATTGGCCCGTTTTTCTACGCAAGGCTCGGTCATGAATTTTATGGGGCTTAAAAGCCAGGACGTGACCAAGAGCTTCCGCAAAACGCTGTACCGGACGGCCAATTCCGAGATCATCGAACAGGGGGCTTCTCAGCCGTCGGCGGTGATGGCGGTTCGGGGTACGCCGGGGAATTTGACCTATGATATTTCGTTCATTCTTTTCGGCAAGCCCAAGGATTGGACGGATAAGGCCTCGGCTAAACCGGATAAAGCCGCGGATGCGGTCTCGCCCATCGATTTGGTGAAAAAAGAGACAAAGCCTGTCGTCGCATCGAATGTCACTTCAACGCTCTTGGATATGGGCGTTGAGAACACCCTTGAGCCGCTGCCCTCGATCGGCGACACGGCGTCGGGCAATAGCAGCAAAAGAAACGTCGAATCTCCGGCTTTGGTGGGCGCGGAGAAGCGTTTAGCTAAAGCAACGCCCATGACCGAAGATGACGCCCGGCAGCGCTCGAACGCCCGGCCCAATTTGGAGTTCGCCAAGGGGCGTCAGGCCGTGAATCCCGGCATCAATACGGCGCGCGGCGCGGTTCAACGGCGGCAACGGCTTATTCAAGAATTGCGCGGAGCCGTCGCCTTGGGGCAATATGCCCTGGGCGCCAGCGACGCGGACAGCGCGCTTTCATTGAGCATGGCGCCGGTGGCGGGCATCAATATTTCCCCGGCCTTGGAAAATTTGGCTTCGCGTGGGGAGATCGGCGGCATTGCGGCTGAAAATGTGAATACATCGGCCGGAGATTTGCTGAATACTTTAGGCGGCGGATCGGGTTTGTTGAGCACCGGGGCGGGTCCCGCTGCCGGGGGCTCTGATGATTCCGGCGGGGATACCGGAGACACCGGCGGCGATGTATTGACTGATTTAGGGGACGTTGTTTTTGGGGGCGGCGGTTCGGACGGGGGCATTCTCACCGACCCC
Proteins encoded in this region:
- a CDS encoding prolipoprotein diacylglyceryl transferase yields the protein MTAVIDPTGRVANMAPWFEQSVIVHRVPLLSGQTVYTKLGNWFAGGCCWGAPTESPLGVVYTNALCSVPVHLRGIPLHPVQLYESAGAFILFLILNSVKDKYKGQIFGFYMIGYGILRFCIEFFRPESTLKGPNLPGLSFTQTIILFLLIPAGVWLIAKVRQGKIKVDVQEPVSNLV